One region of Micromonospora ureilytica genomic DNA includes:
- a CDS encoding ABC transporter permease, whose protein sequence is MQLALVHARYQLLEIIRIPVAVFGSAFFPAAAMIFFVVPFAADDAVGATYATASMVTFSVMSANIFQYGVGVAEDRDQPWNPYTRTLPAGPAPRFAGRVLAGLALTYLSLIPVVVIGATLTAATITPAAFLLALGTVAVISVPFTLMGLAIGYSLPSKAAIVVAQVLFLPLAFGGGLLSAPGDAPGFIETIAPYLPTRGAAELMWAAAADYDVQPLAVIMLGVWVVLLAALAGWAYRRDEGRRFS, encoded by the coding sequence GTGCAGCTCGCCCTGGTCCACGCCCGCTACCAGCTCCTGGAGATCATCCGGATTCCGGTGGCAGTCTTCGGCAGCGCCTTCTTCCCGGCCGCCGCCATGATCTTCTTCGTGGTGCCCTTCGCCGCTGACGACGCGGTGGGTGCCACCTACGCCACCGCGTCGATGGTCACCTTCTCGGTGATGAGCGCCAACATCTTCCAGTACGGCGTCGGTGTCGCCGAGGACCGCGACCAGCCCTGGAACCCGTACACCCGGACCCTGCCGGCCGGGCCGGCGCCGCGGTTCGCCGGCCGGGTGCTGGCCGGCCTGGCGCTGACCTACCTCTCGCTGATCCCGGTCGTGGTGATCGGCGCGACGCTGACCGCGGCCACGATCACCCCGGCGGCTTTCCTGCTGGCCCTCGGCACGGTGGCCGTCATCTCGGTGCCGTTCACGCTGATGGGGCTCGCCATCGGCTACTCGCTGCCGAGCAAGGCGGCGATCGTGGTGGCGCAGGTGCTCTTCCTGCCGCTGGCGTTCGGCGGCGGCCTGCTCTCCGCGCCGGGCGACGCGCCCGGGTTCATCGAGACGATCGCGCCGTACCTGCCGACCCGGGGCGCGGCCGAACTGATGTGGGCGGCAGCGGCCGACTACGACGTGCAGCCGCTGGCAGTGATCATGCTCGGTGTCTGGGTGGTGCTGCTCGCCGCGCTCGCCGGCTGGGCGTACCGGCGGGACGAGGGTCGCCGGTTCAGCTGA
- a CDS encoding VOC family protein, with protein MSTVPPGTPCWADLATPDLTDARRFYPELFGWTGQVTPEPEAGGYTVFLLDGRPVAGAGPPAIPDQVPIWSTYLATDDAELVAGRVERAGGQVVVPPFEVFDRGWMAVFADPAGATFSVWQPLAMAGAEVFNVPGAMSWNELVTPDPEGAKVFYELVFGWQPDDQAVGAMTYTGWRLGTQIVAGMMPPLAGDFPADLPAYWTVYFAVADADAAAARASELGGTILVPPRDIPAGRFAALRDPQGALFSVIDLGP; from the coding sequence GTGAGCACCGTCCCGCCGGGTACGCCCTGCTGGGCCGACCTGGCCACCCCGGACCTGACCGACGCCCGGCGCTTCTATCCGGAGCTGTTCGGTTGGACCGGCCAGGTCACCCCGGAGCCCGAGGCGGGCGGCTACACGGTCTTCCTGCTCGACGGCAGGCCGGTGGCCGGCGCCGGCCCGCCCGCGATACCGGACCAGGTCCCGATCTGGTCGACGTACCTCGCGACCGACGACGCCGAGCTGGTCGCCGGGCGTGTCGAACGGGCCGGCGGGCAGGTCGTCGTACCACCGTTCGAGGTCTTCGACAGGGGTTGGATGGCGGTCTTCGCCGACCCGGCCGGCGCCACGTTCAGCGTGTGGCAGCCGCTGGCCATGGCCGGCGCCGAGGTGTTCAACGTGCCGGGCGCGATGAGCTGGAACGAGCTGGTCACCCCCGACCCCGAGGGCGCGAAGGTCTTCTACGAGCTGGTGTTCGGCTGGCAGCCCGACGACCAGGCGGTGGGCGCGATGACGTACACCGGGTGGCGGCTCGGGACGCAGATCGTCGCCGGGATGATGCCGCCGCTGGCCGGCGACTTCCCGGCCGACCTGCCCGCGTACTGGACCGTGTACTTCGCGGTGGCCGACGCGGACGCCGCCGCGGCCCGCGCCTCCGAGCTGGGCGGAACGATCCTGGTTCCGCCCCGTGACATCCCGGCGGGCCGCTTCGCCGCCCTCCGCGACCCCCAGGGCGCTCTCTTCTCCGTCATCGACCTGGGCCCCTGA
- a CDS encoding ABC transporter ATP-binding protein codes for MSRGPAVGAPAVDAPAVEVRGLHVDLGGTPILTGVDLTVAVGEWVTVIGPNGAGKSTLLRAVGGLLPAPGSITLFGTPSAALRRRDRARVVATVAQSPVVPPGMSVLDYVLLGRTPYIPALGRESTADIDAVHEVLGRLDLTGFHRRELATLSGGERQRVFLARALAQGATLLLLDEPTSALDIGHQQDVLELVDQLRREHGLTVLATMHDLSLAGEYADRMVMLAGGQVVAAGTPPEVLTEELLATHYRASVRVVPGTHGPLVVPVRPTRP; via the coding sequence GTGAGCCGCGGACCCGCCGTCGGAGCGCCGGCTGTCGACGCGCCGGCCGTCGAGGTGCGCGGGCTGCACGTCGACCTCGGTGGCACGCCGATCCTGACCGGCGTCGACCTCACCGTCGCCGTCGGCGAGTGGGTCACAGTGATCGGCCCGAACGGCGCCGGCAAGTCGACCCTGTTGCGCGCCGTCGGTGGGCTGCTGCCCGCGCCGGGGTCGATCACCCTGTTCGGTACGCCGAGTGCCGCGCTGCGCCGTCGGGACCGCGCACGGGTGGTGGCCACTGTGGCACAGTCGCCGGTGGTGCCACCCGGCATGTCGGTGCTGGACTACGTGCTGCTCGGTCGCACCCCGTACATCCCGGCGCTGGGCCGGGAGTCGACAGCCGACATCGACGCCGTGCACGAGGTGCTGGGACGGTTGGACCTCACCGGCTTCCACCGTCGCGAACTGGCCACCCTCTCCGGCGGCGAACGGCAGCGGGTGTTCCTCGCCCGCGCGCTCGCCCAGGGCGCGACGCTGCTGCTGCTCGACGAGCCGACCAGCGCGCTCGACATCGGGCACCAGCAGGACGTGCTCGAACTCGTCGACCAGCTACGCCGCGAGCACGGCCTGACCGTGCTGGCCACGATGCACGACCTCTCCCTGGCCGGTGAGTACGCCGACCGGATGGTGATGCTCGCCGGCGGTCAGGTGGTGGCCGCCGGGACTCCTCCCGAGGTGCTGACCGAGGAGTTGCTCGCCACCCACTACCGGGCCAGCGTCCGGGTGGTCCCCGGTACACACGGCCCCCTGGTGGTCCCCGTCCGCCCCACCCGCCCCTGA
- a CDS encoding FecCD family ABC transporter permease, which produces MTGPLSAARPAGLLSGARPAGLRKRWLVAGLVAVLVALVVGVSLGPVSLPPGSVAAELLNLFPGVHLDSGLTEREIAIVTELRLPRVVLGLLVGGLLAMAGGCYQGVFRNPLADPYLLGVAAGAGLAVTAAIALGGAGQQGTLSGLPMTIPLAAFAGSLLAVTMTYVLGAAGGRRGSPAMLILAGVAVSAFLSAGQTYLLQRHADSIQPVYSWLLGRLATAGWHDVLLVLPYAALTTVVVLLHRRELDVLAVGDDEARSLGLHPQRTRYLLIAAASLGTAAAVSATGLIGFVGIIVPHTVRLLAGSSYRVILPMSLLFGGAFLALTDVVARTAAAPSEVPIGVVTALLGGPFFVLVLRTARRVLT; this is translated from the coding sequence GTGACCGGGCCGCTGTCCGCGGCCCGGCCCGCTGGGCTCCTATCTGGGGCCCGGCCCGCCGGGCTGCGCAAACGTTGGCTGGTCGCGGGGTTGGTCGCGGTGCTCGTCGCGCTCGTCGTCGGGGTGTCGCTCGGCCCGGTGAGCCTGCCCCCGGGCAGCGTCGCCGCCGAGCTGCTCAACCTGTTCCCCGGGGTGCACCTGGACAGCGGGCTGACCGAGCGCGAGATCGCCATCGTCACCGAGCTGCGGCTGCCCCGGGTGGTGCTGGGCCTGCTCGTCGGCGGCCTGCTCGCCATGGCCGGCGGGTGCTACCAGGGGGTGTTCCGCAACCCGCTGGCCGACCCGTACCTGCTGGGTGTGGCCGCCGGCGCCGGCCTCGCGGTCACCGCGGCGATCGCCCTCGGCGGCGCCGGCCAGCAGGGCACGCTCTCCGGGCTGCCGATGACCATTCCGCTGGCCGCGTTCGCCGGTTCCCTGCTCGCCGTCACGATGACCTACGTGCTCGGCGCGGCCGGGGGGCGACGCGGGTCACCGGCGATGCTGATCCTGGCCGGGGTGGCGGTCTCCGCGTTCCTGTCCGCCGGGCAGACGTACCTCCTGCAACGACACGCCGACAGCATCCAGCCGGTCTACTCCTGGCTGCTCGGCCGGCTGGCCACCGCCGGTTGGCACGACGTGCTGCTGGTGCTGCCGTACGCCGCGCTGACCACTGTGGTGGTGCTGCTGCACCGCCGCGAGCTGGACGTCCTCGCGGTCGGCGACGACGAGGCGAGAAGCCTCGGTCTGCACCCGCAGCGCACCCGCTACCTGTTGATCGCCGCCGCCTCCCTGGGCACCGCGGCGGCGGTCTCCGCGACCGGGCTGATCGGCTTCGTCGGCATCATCGTGCCGCACACCGTCCGGCTGCTCGCCGGGTCCAGCTACCGGGTGATCCTGCCGATGTCACTGCTGTTCGGCGGCGCGTTCCTGGCACTGACCGACGTGGTGGCCCGCACCGCCGCCGCTCCGTCCGAGGTGCCGATCGGAGTGGTGACCGCCCTACTGGGCGGCCCGTTCTTCGTCCTCGTGCTGCGGACCGCCCGGCGAGTGCTCACGTGA
- a CDS encoding ABC transporter substrate-binding protein — MFRRTPRLFAATLAVAALALGACAEKADDKPSTGTAAAAYPVTVGALTLDKRPEKIVVLSPTATEMLFAIGAGPQVTAVDDQSNYPADVPKTDLSAFQPNAEAIAGKNPDLVVLSDDRNKIVEQLGKLKIPVYQTPAAITLDDSYRQITELGTLTGHADQATDVATRMKDDIAKLVKDLPQRAEKLTYFHELGPELYSATSKTFIGSLYGQAGLTNIADPADADGKNFGYPQLSQEFIVKADPDFVFLADAKCCQQSADTVKARSGWAGLTAVKNNQVVALDDDIASRWGPRVVDLLRVIIDAVAKVPA; from the coding sequence ATGTTCAGACGTACCCCTCGGCTCTTCGCGGCGACCCTCGCGGTCGCCGCCCTCGCCCTCGGCGCCTGCGCCGAGAAGGCCGACGACAAGCCGAGCACCGGCACCGCGGCCGCCGCCTACCCGGTCACCGTCGGCGCGCTCACCCTCGACAAGCGGCCCGAGAAGATCGTCGTGCTGTCGCCCACCGCCACCGAGATGCTCTTCGCGATCGGTGCCGGCCCGCAGGTGACCGCCGTCGACGACCAGTCGAACTACCCGGCCGACGTGCCCAAGACCGACCTCTCCGCCTTCCAGCCGAACGCCGAGGCGATCGCCGGTAAGAACCCGGACCTCGTGGTGCTCTCCGACGACCGCAACAAGATCGTCGAGCAGCTCGGCAAGCTGAAGATCCCGGTGTACCAGACCCCGGCGGCGATCACCCTCGACGACTCGTACCGGCAGATCACCGAGCTGGGCACGCTGACCGGGCACGCCGACCAGGCCACCGACGTCGCCACCCGGATGAAGGACGACATCGCCAAGCTGGTCAAGGACCTGCCGCAGCGCGCGGAGAAGCTCACCTACTTCCACGAGCTGGGCCCGGAGCTGTACAGCGCCACCAGCAAGACCTTCATCGGCTCGCTCTACGGTCAGGCCGGCCTGACCAACATCGCCGACCCCGCCGACGCGGACGGCAAGAACTTCGGCTACCCGCAGCTGTCCCAGGAGTTCATCGTCAAGGCCGACCCGGACTTCGTCTTCCTGGCAGATGCCAAGTGCTGCCAGCAGAGCGCCGACACGGTCAAGGCCCGCAGTGGCTGGGCCGGCCTCACCGCGGTGAAGAACAACCAGGTCGTGGCCCTGGACGACGACATCGCCTCCCGCTGGGGGCCGCGCGTCGTGGACCTGCTCCGGGTCATCATCGACGCGGTCGCCAAGGTGCCCGCGTGA
- a CDS encoding M14 family metallopeptidase: MALRTPTPLRRVLVLAVVTGLGIVTVAAGPVAARPAPDRTAEQAASGYRVLGPRTLADRNAVARTGAAIDYSEHGVLHISATAGEAAAIGKLGFRLEPLAPPPNAERGAGDFGALAFPPADSNYHDYAELTAVVNQVVADHPAIARKISIGSSYEGRDLMAVKISDNVGTDENEPEILFNSQQHAREHLTVEMAIYLLNLFTDSYGSDSRITNIVNGRELWIVPTVNPDGSEYDIATGSYRSWRKNRQPNSGSSNVGTDLNRNWSYNWGCCGGSSGTTSSETYRGPSAFSAPETQALRNFVNGRVVGGVQQIKANIDFHTYSQLVLWPYGYTTANTATGMSADQYNTFATIGQQMAATNGYTPEQSSDLYITDGDSLDWMWATHNIWAYTFEMYPGSSGGGGFYPPDEVIPAQTSRNREAVLLLSEYADCPYRAINKQSQYCGGGGGTTVWSDTFETATGWTINPGGTDTATVGAFERGAAQATTSSGAKQLTPYAGSNDLVTGRLAGSAAGDYDVDGGVTSARSPAVTLPSSGTLSLSLAWYLAHGSNASSADYLRVSVVHNGGTTALLTQAGAASNRNGSWAVANLNLTPYAGQSVRVLIEAADASGASLVEAAVDNVTITSS; encoded by the coding sequence ATGGCCCTCCGCACGCCCACCCCTCTCCGCCGTGTCCTGGTGCTCGCTGTCGTCACCGGGCTGGGCATCGTCACAGTCGCCGCCGGTCCGGTCGCCGCCCGACCGGCACCGGACCGCACCGCTGAGCAGGCCGCCTCCGGCTACCGGGTGCTCGGGCCCCGGACCCTCGCCGACCGCAACGCGGTGGCCCGCACCGGGGCCGCCATCGACTACTCCGAACACGGGGTGCTGCACATCTCGGCGACCGCGGGTGAGGCCGCCGCGATCGGCAAACTCGGCTTCCGGCTGGAACCGCTGGCCCCGCCGCCCAACGCCGAGCGCGGCGCCGGCGACTTCGGCGCGCTGGCCTTCCCGCCCGCCGACTCCAACTACCACGACTACGCGGAACTGACAGCCGTCGTGAACCAGGTCGTCGCCGACCATCCGGCGATCGCCCGCAAGATCAGCATCGGTTCCTCGTACGAGGGCCGCGACCTGATGGCAGTGAAGATCTCCGACAACGTCGGCACCGACGAGAACGAGCCGGAGATCCTGTTCAACTCCCAGCAGCACGCCCGTGAGCACCTGACCGTCGAGATGGCGATCTACCTGCTCAACCTCTTCACCGACAGCTACGGCAGCGACTCCCGGATCACCAACATCGTCAACGGCCGGGAGCTCTGGATCGTGCCGACGGTCAACCCGGACGGCAGCGAGTACGACATCGCCACCGGGTCGTACCGGTCCTGGCGCAAGAACCGGCAGCCCAACAGCGGTTCGTCAAACGTCGGCACCGACCTGAACCGCAACTGGTCCTACAACTGGGGATGCTGCGGCGGCTCGTCCGGCACCACCTCGTCGGAGACCTACCGGGGGCCGTCGGCGTTCTCCGCCCCCGAGACGCAGGCGCTGCGCAACTTCGTCAACGGCCGGGTGGTCGGTGGCGTGCAGCAGATCAAGGCCAATATCGACTTCCACACGTACTCGCAGTTGGTGCTCTGGCCGTACGGCTACACCACGGCGAACACCGCGACCGGGATGAGCGCGGACCAGTACAACACCTTCGCCACCATCGGTCAGCAGATGGCGGCCACCAACGGCTACACCCCGGAACAGTCCAGCGACCTCTACATCACCGACGGGGACAGCCTCGACTGGATGTGGGCCACCCACAACATCTGGGCGTACACCTTCGAGATGTATCCCGGCTCGTCCGGCGGCGGGGGCTTCTACCCGCCCGACGAGGTCATCCCGGCGCAGACCTCGCGCAACCGGGAGGCAGTGCTGCTGCTCAGCGAGTACGCCGACTGCCCGTACCGGGCCATCAACAAGCAGTCGCAGTACTGCGGCGGCGGTGGCGGCACCACTGTCTGGTCGGACACCTTCGAGACCGCCACCGGCTGGACCATCAACCCGGGCGGCACCGACACCGCCACAGTCGGCGCGTTCGAGCGGGGCGCCGCCCAGGCGACCACGTCCTCCGGCGCCAAGCAGCTCACCCCGTACGCCGGATCCAACGACCTGGTGACCGGCCGGCTCGCCGGCTCGGCCGCCGGTGACTACGACGTCGACGGCGGCGTGACCAGCGCCCGGTCCCCGGCGGTGACCCTGCCGTCGTCCGGCACGCTGAGCCTCTCGCTGGCCTGGTACCTGGCGCACGGCTCGAACGCCTCGTCGGCGGACTACCTGCGGGTGAGCGTGGTGCACAACGGCGGCACCACAGCGCTGCTCACCCAGGCCGGCGCGGCCAGCAACCGCAACGGAAGTTGGGCGGTAGCGAACCTCAACCTCACCCCGTACGCCGGCCAGTCGGTCCGCGTGCTGATCGAGGCGGCGGACGCGTCCGGGGCCAGCCTGGTGGAGGCGGCTGTGGACAACGTCACCATCACGTCCTCCTGA
- a CDS encoding C39 family peptidase translates to MARSRLRAAALAGVTTLTLLTSAAPALAAHPPAPVHDEQITYQDWSGPADWHRGSRAGTRVVPGARAGVTLARPAGTIEYADPHTGATRTWEYGTWTSPTTRIGFDATELIASWNAETPAGTWIQVEMQGNYTSGDQTPWYVLGRWASGDTDIKRTSVDRQGDPWSTIWTDTFSIDDATAGVLLRSYQLKLTLYRAPGQNAAPVVRMLGAMSSTVPDRFTVPPSAGHIAWGRELPVPRYSQNVHAGHYPEYDGGGEAWCSPTSTEMVVEYWGRKPSAADTSWVDPTYPDPTVNHAARMTYDYAYDGAGNWPFNTAYAASFPGLEGRVTRLHSLDELERFIAAGIPVVTSQSFLASELDGANYGTSGHLFVVVGFTADGDVIVNDPASSSNDVVRNVYKRAQFEQIWLRTKRTNASGGVSGGSGGVAYLIKPTSKPWPKAPNSTNW, encoded by the coding sequence ATGGCCAGATCCCGCCTGCGCGCGGCCGCCCTCGCCGGCGTCACCACGCTCACCCTGCTCACCAGCGCCGCGCCCGCGCTGGCCGCCCACCCGCCCGCCCCCGTCCACGACGAGCAGATCACCTACCAGGACTGGTCCGGGCCCGCCGACTGGCACCGGGGCAGCCGGGCCGGCACCCGCGTCGTGCCCGGCGCCCGAGCGGGCGTCACCCTGGCCCGTCCGGCCGGCACCATCGAGTACGCGGACCCGCACACCGGCGCCACCCGCACCTGGGAGTACGGCACCTGGACCTCGCCGACGACCCGAATCGGGTTCGACGCCACCGAGCTGATCGCCTCCTGGAACGCGGAGACCCCCGCCGGCACCTGGATCCAGGTGGAGATGCAGGGCAACTACACAAGCGGCGACCAGACCCCGTGGTACGTCCTGGGTCGCTGGGCGTCCGGCGACACCGACATCAAGCGGACCAGCGTCGACCGGCAGGGCGACCCCTGGTCGACGATCTGGACCGACACCTTCAGCATCGACGACGCCACCGCCGGGGTGCTGCTGCGGTCGTACCAGCTCAAGCTGACCCTCTACCGGGCACCCGGGCAGAACGCCGCCCCGGTGGTCCGGATGCTGGGTGCGATGAGCTCCACAGTGCCGGACCGGTTCACAGTGCCACCGAGCGCCGGGCACATCGCCTGGGGCCGGGAGCTGCCGGTGCCGCGCTACTCGCAGAACGTGCACGCCGGGCACTACCCCGAGTACGACGGCGGCGGCGAGGCGTGGTGCTCACCCACCTCGACCGAGATGGTGGTCGAGTACTGGGGTCGCAAACCGTCGGCGGCCGACACCTCCTGGGTGGACCCGACCTACCCCGACCCGACGGTCAACCACGCCGCGCGGATGACCTACGACTACGCGTACGACGGCGCGGGCAACTGGCCGTTCAACACCGCGTACGCGGCCAGCTTCCCCGGGCTGGAGGGCCGGGTGACCCGACTGCACTCGTTGGACGAGCTGGAGCGTTTCATCGCCGCCGGCATCCCCGTCGTGACCAGCCAGTCCTTCCTCGCCAGTGAGCTGGACGGGGCGAACTACGGCACCTCCGGGCACCTATTCGTGGTGGTCGGCTTCACCGCCGACGGCGACGTGATCGTCAACGACCCCGCCTCGTCCAGCAACGACGTGGTGCGCAACGTCTACAAGCGTGCCCAGTTCGAACAGATCTGGCTACGGACCAAGCGCACCAACGCCAGCGGCGGCGTCTCGGGCGGCTCCGGCGGCGTCGCGTACCTGATCAAGCCGACGTCCAAGCCCTGGCCCAAGGCCCCCAACTCCACCAACTGGTAG
- a CDS encoding DUF4229 domain-containing protein, protein MSAALKYTLGRIGLFVAVLAGLWLVDMNVFLKLMLALVFSAALSYFLLRGWRDEMAGEIAEAAERRRTEKERLRSALAGDDQPPTQTPDSPR, encoded by the coding sequence GTGAGCGCCGCGCTCAAGTACACGCTGGGCCGGATCGGGCTGTTCGTCGCCGTGCTGGCGGGCCTCTGGCTGGTCGACATGAACGTGTTCCTGAAGCTGATGCTGGCGTTGGTGTTCTCTGCCGCGCTCTCCTATTTCCTGCTGCGCGGTTGGCGGGACGAGATGGCCGGGGAGATCGCCGAAGCAGCCGAGCGCCGCCGTACCGAGAAGGAACGCCTCCGCTCCGCCCTGGCCGGCGACGACCAACCCCCCACCCAAACCCCAGACTCCCCGCGTTGA